A window of Candidatus Hydrogenedentota bacterium genomic DNA:
AGGACAGATCGCCATAATACAATAGAATTCGCCATCGGACAACACACCTATAGACAATTGGATGACTCTCATATCCTCCCAGAGGCAGGCTACGACCCTCTGCGCGTTATCGGTATTGACGGCAATCTAAATGTTGATATCTCCGGTAGCGCGAGGATATCCGTGGAAGGCCACAGCGCAACCCCCAACTACCAAGTACTCAACGAGGTGGGTGTTGAACAACCTCAATAATTCGCTGAAGTCGCGCGGAAGATTCATCGTAGCCATAGTTGATTTGCCGTAGGATTTCGACGGCTTGGAGACGTTCTTCGGAGGTCTTCGACAACCAATAGGCTCTATCGTCTCCTTGCTGAGAAAGCGACGCTACCGTGAAGGCCGTTTTGTCAAGCCTGCAAGTATCAATCAATTTCATACAGTCCCCTTAATACCCTATCGCCCGATGCAACACCGGACCGGCTGTTTAATCAGGGATTGCGTCAGCCCTCGGACTTAGGGCTATAGCTCACCGCTGATACTCGCTTGACTTAACGCGGAAACCCACTTCGCGCCGCTTTGTGTGTCAAGCGATTACCGAATTCAATCGCACACGATGGCCACTTTCTCGGAGTATGCGGGGTACGCGGCGTGCGTCGCTTATATAGTACACAATTACCCCTTGACAATTCGCCGTACAGAATTGTAGAAGAGAAGTGGCACAGTAAGGCACGGTGTGCTCTCGCATCATATTTCGCGTTCGTACGTCGTAGGGTCTTCCGCGGGTAAGGGGAACGTTACGACATCTAATCCGCAATTTGCATCGGCGCGATTGAGCGCCGACGCAAATTGCTCACGTGCAAGACTTTGAGGCTATGCCATGAGGATTTCTCGCGAACACACTTTGTTTTCGGAGAACTGCCTGGTTTTTCGCCGTAAGTCTCGAAAACGCAGTAGTTATAAGAAAGGGTCAGATGTGTTCGTGAGAAATCCGGACTAATCATGGTCTTACACGGACTCTCTACAGTGTCCGTGATAGGTGCAACGGGGCTGAGTCGGCTAAGCAAAGAAACACGCAGGGAGATGCTTTGTCGATTCACAACGTCTGGGAGGAAGAAACGGGCAAACAGACACGGTATCGGGGTGCCAACCGAAGTCAAACACAGGAGGAAAGACGAATGAGACGCCTGACAATGGCAGCAGTAGCGCTTGCCTTGCTTGCAGTTCTAAGCTTTCCGGCAAGCGCAACCTATCTCACGGTGACCAAGATCGGAGAGGGAACGGTCAGCCCTGGGATAGGAGCGAACAATCTGTCGTGGCTATCGCGGGTCACACTTCGCGCCACGCCTGCGGCGGGTTGGGTATTTGACAGGTGGGAAGGCGACATGGCGGGCAAGCCGAATCCCTACACGTTCTACATTACCAGCGACAAGACGGCGAGCGCGATCTTCAGACCCGTTACCCCGACGTCGAGCAATGCGCTCGTGCGGTACGTGGGCCTAAACGATCCCACCACCAGCGCGACATTGATCGACACAGACACACACCTGGGATGGGACGGGTATGAGATGTCGCTGAACTCGCAGTCCTGGCGCACGTCAGCGGATGTTGACCGCCCGCTTTGGCAGCATGACCTGACCATGGCGGTTCCGTGGTTCTCGGGCGACGACTGCATCTTCCTGATCAATGGCGGCAGCAACCCGTTGAAGTATCCGAGTCCGGATTCGACGATTGCCTTGGTCGCGATTGCGCTCGGTGTGAAATACGCTCAGCTCGACCAAGTGCCGAATCAGCCGCTGTATTTCACGGACGAAGTGAACAATGAACGCACTGAAGACGAGATCCTTGCGTACAGTCTGGACAAGTATCTGCTGACGGGCGATTACAAGTGGCCGGTTCACTGCGCCATGGTGAAATCCGCCGTGAAAGCGATGGACATGATCCAGAAGCAGCGCAAAGAAGTGGATGACTTCCTGGTGATCGGGGCGTCGAAGCGGGGCTGGGCAACCTGGCTTACGACCGCCGTCGATCCACGCGTGAAGTACATCCTTCCCATCGTTATAGACGTGCTCAACTTCCCGGAACAGGTCGAGCACCATTGGGAGTCCTACGGACTGTATTCGAGCGCGATTCAGGACTACGTTGACTTCAACCTGTTCTGCCGCGTGGATACGGATCCGCTGGCGCCTGACCTGCTGAATATCGTGGACCCGTACCGGTATATCTCGAAGTACACGATGCCGAAGTTCATCGTCAACGCGTCCGGCGATCAGTTCTTCCTGCCGGATTCGTCGCGGTATTACTTCCACGATCTTCCGAATCAGAACCAGACATGGCTTCGTTACTTCCCCAACAAGGACCATTACATGGACGGCGTGTTGGATGACTACAACAACCTCCTCGGTCTTTTGACGTGGGGTTCGAATGTCATGAATGGCACTGCGAATCCACAGTACTCCTGGTACATCGACGGAAACGGCGCGCTGATTGTGCAGACGCCGAGCAATCCCGATTCGGTCAAGCTGTGGCAGGCAACGAATCCGAATGGGCGTGATTTCCGGCTTGAGTCCGTTGGACCCATCTACACGAGTTCAACGCTGACCGATCAGGGTGGCGGCACGTATATTGGTTATTGTCCGCCGCCGGCTCAGGGATGGACTGCTTTCTTCGTGGAGTTGACCTTTGGTACGCAGGTCTTCACGACGGAGATCGTGGTTACTCCGGACACTCTCCCCTTTGATGGATTGGGCTGCTGGCAATAGCGTCTAGTCCAATGCTTATGACGAGGAGCCCCGCCCCGCAGTGCCTCGTGGGGCGGGGTCAACCTCCGAAGACAGTCACTGCACGCTATGCAGTCGGCGTTCTTGTGGATTCGGACCATGTATAGTCCGCAATTTGCACCGGCGCGATTGGGCGCCGACGCAAATTGCTCACGTGCAAGACGTTGAGGTTATGCCATGAGGATTTCTCGCGAACACACTGTGTTTTAGGAGAGCCGCTTTGATTTTCGCCGCAAGTCTCGCAAACACAATGGTTACGTGAGAGGTTCAAGTGTGTTCGTGAGAAATCCGGGGTTTGACGAGAGAGGTCAATCATGCGAAAAACACTCATCGGTTTGGTCATTCTCCTTTGTGCAGGTGGAGTCCTGACGTGGCAGCTTATGGAAAAGAGCAAGCCCGCTCCCACCCAGCCTGCGGCACAGTTGAAGCAACAGCCGCCAATTCCTGCAAAGCCCGCGCTCGTACCTGTCGTTGCGGAAGTGTCTGCGCCTACAAAGGCCGAGGATCGCGCAGCGCAATCCTCGCCTGCTCCGCAAGCGGCAGCCGAGACTCCACTGACGGCGGAGACCTTGGCGGGTACGCGCTGGCAGGACGATAAGATCGACATCGCGTTCTTGCCCGATGGCCGGTGGCAGATGAATGGAAGGATCTGCGCAAAATGGGAGGTCAACGGCGACAAAGTCCGCATCTTCGATGATAAAGGCGAAGAACACTTCGTCGATATCGTCGGTAGCAGCCTCGCGTTTAACGGAAAGAAGATCGGCAGGGCGTCGAGTTAAGCCTCGGGCATCACGACATGCATCTGACAACGCGGGCAGTCGAAATGCAGGTCGAGCCGTTTGCCGTCGTCATCCAGAAGCCGCAGCTTGCCGTTGTGCGCCTTGCCGCCGAACTTCGGGCACAGATTGAGTTGGTGCTTGATGCAGTGCCGCGTAATCATCACGACCTTGCCGCTCATATCGATTCCTGCTTCGGCGGCGGGCTCGATATGCTCCACACCGTGGCGGCGGTAGAACGCTTCGGCTTTCTTGTTCAAAACGTTGCCGAGATAAGTTAATTCGTGCTCGGGATACGGCTCGTC
This region includes:
- a CDS encoding PhoPQ-activated pathogenicity; its protein translation is MRRLTMAAVALALLAVLSFPASATYLTVTKIGEGTVSPGIGANNLSWLSRVTLRATPAAGWVFDRWEGDMAGKPNPYTFYITSDKTASAIFRPVTPTSSNALVRYVGLNDPTTSATLIDTDTHLGWDGYEMSLNSQSWRTSADVDRPLWQHDLTMAVPWFSGDDCIFLINGGSNPLKYPSPDSTIALVAIALGVKYAQLDQVPNQPLYFTDEVNNERTEDEILAYSLDKYLLTGDYKWPVHCAMVKSAVKAMDMIQKQRKEVDDFLVIGASKRGWATWLTTAVDPRVKYILPIVIDVLNFPEQVEHHWESYGLYSSAIQDYVDFNLFCRVDTDPLAPDLLNIVDPYRYISKYTMPKFIVNASGDQFFLPDSSRYYFHDLPNQNQTWLRYFPNKDHYMDGVLDDYNNLLGLLTWGSNVMNGTANPQYSWYIDGNGALIVQTPSNPDSVKLWQATNPNGRDFRLESVGPIYTSSTLTDQGGGTYIGYCPPPAQGWTAFFVELTFGTQVFTTEIVVTPDTLPFDGLGCWQ